One Pocillopora verrucosa isolate sample1 chromosome 10, ASM3666991v2, whole genome shotgun sequence genomic window carries:
- the LOC131793444 gene encoding RYamide receptor-like, which yields MSANVTAMTNGTQSMSSCFNPTARRIGETFAYCLLFVVSLAANSFIGIIVYRTKTLRTPINIFIVNMAISDLLFAIFSFPRLSVKLNTAGYWLVSGPLGQATCKLSLFASDVSSLVSVQNLLLIAVDRFGAVVFPLRSPLISSKQCLYFILVIWMVALAAHCPYLIALKVVEHPEGLFCRWQWNDTFGESLSLQTYLLGLIVFIIYVPLVLISILYFVISLKIKSQKIPGKQSANARERRLKKERNVLNMSVAIVLVFAVCWLPFSICVVLFFYSSKMAMRSSCGMQYFETISFLLAYSYCAVNPCICFIFSGSYRLCLKNLISCFSTGEAA from the coding sequence ATGTCTGCAAACGTGACAGCAATGACGAACGGAACACAGTCCATGTCGAGCTGCTTCAACCCCACAGCGAGAAGAATTGGTGAAACCTTCGCCTACTGTCTGCTATTTGTTGTGTCGCTGGCTGCGAATTCCTTCATTGGAATAATTGTCTATAGGACGAAAACTCTGAGAACACCAATCAacatttttattgtaaacatgGCAATCTCCGATCTGTTGTTTGCGATTTTCTCCTTTCCTCGACTTTCTGTAAAGTTAAACACAGCCGGCTACTGGCTGGTCAGCGGTCCCCTTGGCCAAGCGACGTGTAAACTGAGTCTCTTCGCTTCAGATGTCTCATCTCTAGTGTCAGTTCAGAACTTGTTGTTGATCGCAGTGGATCGATTTGGGGCTGTAGTATTTCCTCTTCGTTCCCCACTGATCAGTTCAAAGCAGTGCCTGTACTTCATTCTCGTCATTTGGATGGTCGCCTTGGCAGCCCATTGCCCATATTTGATCGCCCTGAAAGTTGTAGAGCATCCAGAAGGGCTGTTTTGTAGGTGGCAGTGGAATGACACATTTGGAGAGTCCCTATCGCTGCAAACCTACTTACTGGGATTGATCGTTTTTATCATATATGtccctttggttttgatttccatactttattttgtcatttccttaaaaattaaatcGCAGAAGATTCCAGGGAAGCAATCAGCTAATGCAAGAGAAAGgcgtttgaagaaagaaagaaatgttcttaaTATGTCCGTTGCCATTGTCTTGGTGTTCGCCGTATGCTGGTTGCCATTCAGCATCTGCGTCGTGCTGTTCTTTTATTCATCAAAAATGGCTATGAGGTCATCTTGTGGCATGCAATACTTTGAAactatttcctttcttctggcGTACTCGTACTGTGCTGTAAACCCTTGCATCTGTTTTATCTTCAGTGGTAGTTATCGTCTATGTCTTAAGAATCTCATCAGTTGCTTTTCTACAGGCGAAGCTGCTTAG